In Rhizobium jaguaris, a single window of DNA contains:
- a CDS encoding flavin reductase, which translates to MDGMPHDDVETARLAFREGMAKLAAAVSIVTTDGPGGLAGFTASAVCSVTDTPPTLIVCLNRSSSAAAIFDRNRSLCVNTLASGREALSRLFGGSTPQQERFAAGEWLPGRTGAPRLKDAIVSFDCEVESSVESGTHRVLFCRVLDIAHGQEEEALIYFRRRYHRIR; encoded by the coding sequence ATGGATGGGATGCCACACGACGACGTGGAGACGGCCCGTCTGGCCTTTCGGGAGGGAATGGCCAAGCTTGCCGCCGCCGTCAGCATCGTCACGACCGATGGACCCGGCGGGCTGGCGGGCTTTACCGCATCCGCCGTCTGCAGCGTCACGGACACGCCGCCAACCCTCATCGTCTGCCTTAATCGGTCGAGCTCAGCCGCTGCCATATTCGATCGCAACCGCTCGCTCTGCGTCAACACGCTGGCCTCCGGGCGGGAGGCATTGTCCCGGCTGTTCGGCGGCTCGACGCCACAGCAAGAGCGTTTTGCCGCTGGCGAATGGCTCCCCGGCAGAACCGGAGCGCCACGTCTCAAGGATGCGATCGTCTCCTTCGATTGCGAGGTCGAAAGCTCGGTTGAAAGCGGCACGCATCGCGTGCTTTTCTGCCGAGTCCTCGATATCGCCCACGGGCAGGAGGAGGAGGCGCTCATCTATTTCCGACGGCGCTATCATCGCATCCGATAG
- a CDS encoding alpha/beta fold hydrolase: protein MVQSDATFDGTFPFVPHFTDAPGFQMHYVDEGPREAEVVLCLHGEPTWGYLFRHLISALRSTCRVVVPDHMGFGKSQTPQDRSYWLQDHIDNLERFVLSLDLNDITLVMHDFGGPVGMGLAARHPHRIRRVITTNGPTPFGQADLIERVMANAAVSPWFQWIAKAEVDGSLDAVLGQLGFNMLSTLKLNGFENNELITDTWLAAFAAPFARPADCLGAIGWAKGFATNAHRFEIPDAAANRTIRARPALAIWGEADRTLHAGHFLPLFTELFSTAPVHRLAGVGHYCLEDSPEEVIALVSEFIRRT, encoded by the coding sequence ATGGTTCAATCAGACGCGACCTTCGACGGCACCTTTCCATTCGTGCCGCATTTCACCGACGCTCCCGGTTTCCAGATGCACTATGTCGATGAGGGGCCGCGTGAGGCAGAGGTCGTGCTATGCCTTCACGGTGAGCCCACTTGGGGCTATCTCTTTCGCCATCTGATCTCCGCGCTACGCAGCACCTGCCGCGTGGTCGTTCCCGACCATATGGGTTTCGGCAAAAGCCAGACGCCGCAGGACCGCAGTTATTGGCTGCAGGATCACATCGACAATCTGGAGCGTTTCGTCCTTTCGCTCGATCTCAACGATATCACCCTTGTCATGCACGACTTCGGCGGTCCGGTCGGCATGGGGCTCGCCGCCCGCCATCCCCATCGCATTCGTCGCGTGATCACGACCAACGGACCAACCCCGTTCGGCCAGGCCGATCTCATCGAACGAGTCATGGCGAATGCCGCCGTCTCGCCATGGTTCCAGTGGATCGCGAAAGCAGAAGTGGACGGTAGCCTCGACGCGGTCCTGGGTCAGCTCGGCTTCAACATGCTGAGCACACTCAAGCTCAACGGCTTCGAAAACAACGAGCTCATCACCGACACGTGGCTCGCCGCTTTTGCCGCGCCCTTCGCTCGCCCGGCCGACTGCCTTGGTGCGATTGGCTGGGCCAAGGGTTTTGCGACCAACGCGCACAGATTTGAGATACCCGACGCAGCCGCCAATCGCACTATCCGCGCCAGGCCCGCTCTCGCCATTTGGGGTGAGGCGGACCGCACGCTCCACGCCGGGCATTTCCTGCCGCTCTTCACCGAGCTCTTCTCCACCGCTCCGGTGCATCGCCTCGCAGGCGTCGGTCACTACTGCCTGGAGGATTCGCCGGAAGAAGTCATTGCTCTCGTCTCGGAATTTATCCGGCGAACCTAA
- a CDS encoding putative bifunctional diguanylate cyclase/phosphodiesterase produces the protein MMTVLGCIAGKHNIWLVIVAAVVCIAGSWVIIRLFDRAASTTGAQRIGWHLLTTVAAGSAIWCTHFIAILAYYPDVPVSFDPVMTIMSLLIAMVGVQLGLVAAASGLTQMAPAVGGGIVGLAIVAMHYSGMMAYRVQGIVSWDRPYLLASIFLSVMFSGLALHFAMRRVSRSDKYVATGVLVLAIVSLHFTGMTAFRVSPMLIDGSFSNPAALQALALAVAGVALTIVGAGLASYLIDNSMRAESYERLRHMAMNDNLTGLPNRASFNDHLDHELRIAEETGGKVALIGIDLDRFKEINDLRGHAAGDEVLKILARRMSNLLGDGEFASRLGGDEFAAVYRMRHQAGLADFLARLEAALFKPIRLDDYEIVPGASLGVALYPDNADSKEALINNADLAMYRAKTDITRAVCFYEQSMDETVRARRTLTSELRQAIENNQLDIHYQVQTSISTGEVCGYEALLRWEHPQHGFIPPSEFIPLAEENGLIQQMGEWVLRTACIRAASWEPPYKVAVNLSPVQFAHTDLPKLVLEILIETGLPADRLELELTESTIFADRERSLHMLRQIKALGVSIALDDFGTGYSSLDTLRSFPFDKIKLDRSFMSEIESSPQAKAIIRAVLALGKSLDIPVLAEGIETQGQLTLLSAEGCDEAQGYLLGRPVPLNQIITSGQISLMSSELLEGTATAVRLEEQAVHSAVRRSL, from the coding sequence ATGATGACCGTATTAGGCTGTATAGCCGGCAAACATAATATCTGGCTGGTGATCGTTGCAGCAGTTGTATGCATCGCGGGCTCCTGGGTTATCATCCGCCTGTTCGATCGAGCAGCCAGCACGACAGGTGCACAGAGGATCGGATGGCATCTTCTGACGACCGTTGCGGCTGGCTCGGCAATCTGGTGCACGCACTTCATCGCGATTCTGGCCTATTATCCGGATGTGCCTGTGAGCTTCGATCCGGTCATGACCATCATGTCGCTGTTGATCGCCATGGTCGGTGTTCAACTGGGCCTTGTCGCCGCGGCGAGCGGCCTCACGCAGATGGCACCGGCCGTCGGAGGCGGTATCGTCGGTCTTGCGATCGTCGCAATGCACTATTCCGGCATGATGGCCTACCGCGTGCAAGGTATTGTCTCGTGGGACAGGCCTTACCTGTTGGCGTCGATCTTCCTCTCTGTCATGTTTTCTGGCTTGGCCCTGCATTTCGCGATGCGCCGTGTCTCTCGGAGCGATAAATATGTCGCGACGGGCGTTCTCGTTCTGGCGATCGTCAGCCTGCATTTCACTGGAATGACGGCGTTCCGCGTCTCTCCAATGCTGATCGACGGTTCTTTTTCGAATCCAGCCGCCTTGCAGGCGCTTGCACTGGCCGTCGCCGGGGTTGCGTTGACTATCGTCGGTGCAGGGCTTGCCAGCTACCTTATCGATAACAGCATGCGCGCGGAATCGTATGAACGACTTCGGCACATGGCCATGAATGATAATCTGACCGGCCTGCCGAACAGGGCGAGCTTCAACGATCATCTCGATCATGAACTCCGCATTGCCGAGGAAACGGGAGGTAAGGTTGCTCTGATTGGCATTGATCTCGACCGCTTCAAAGAGATCAACGATCTTCGCGGCCATGCCGCCGGCGACGAGGTACTAAAGATCCTCGCGCGGCGCATGAGCAATCTTCTGGGTGATGGCGAGTTTGCTTCTAGGCTCGGCGGCGATGAGTTTGCTGCCGTTTATCGCATGCGACACCAGGCCGGCCTTGCCGATTTTCTGGCGCGTCTCGAAGCCGCTCTCTTCAAGCCCATTCGCCTCGATGATTATGAAATCGTCCCTGGAGCCAGTCTTGGCGTTGCTCTCTACCCCGATAATGCCGACAGCAAAGAGGCTTTGATCAATAACGCAGATCTCGCCATGTACCGCGCGAAGACGGACATTACTCGAGCGGTTTGCTTCTACGAGCAATCGATGGATGAAACCGTCAGAGCTCGCAGGACTCTGACAAGCGAGCTTCGGCAGGCAATCGAAAACAACCAGTTGGATATTCACTACCAGGTGCAGACGTCCATCTCGACCGGCGAGGTCTGCGGATACGAGGCCCTGCTTCGCTGGGAGCATCCGCAACATGGATTCATTCCACCTTCCGAGTTCATCCCACTGGCGGAGGAAAATGGCCTGATCCAGCAAATGGGGGAATGGGTGCTGCGAACCGCCTGCATCAGGGCGGCGTCCTGGGAACCTCCCTACAAGGTGGCCGTCAATCTTTCTCCGGTTCAATTCGCACACACCGATCTGCCGAAGCTCGTCCTCGAAATCCTGATTGAAACGGGACTGCCAGCAGATCGACTGGAACTGGAACTGACGGAATCGACCATTTTCGCCGATCGGGAGCGTTCGCTACATATGCTGCGCCAGATCAAGGCACTCGGCGTCAGCATCGCTCTTGACGATTTCGGGACGGGGTATTCGTCGCTCGATACGCTGCGGTCCTTCCCCTTCGACAAAATCAAGCTCGATCGCTCCTTCATGAGCGAAATCGAATCCAGTCCGCAGGCCAAGGCGATTATTCGCGCTGTGCTGGCTCTCGGCAAGAGCCTAGATATTCCAGTACTGGCCGAGGGCATTGAGACACAGGGCCAACTTACGCTTTTGAGCGCGGAAGGCTGTGATGAAGCACAGGGATATTTGCTGGGCCGCCCGGTACCCCTGAATCAGATCATCACCAGCGGCCAAATCAGCCTGATGAGCTCGGAGCTTTTGGAAGGAACGGCCACGGCAGTGCGTCTGGAGGAACAGGCGGTCCATTCTGCTGTGCGCCGCAGCCTCTGA
- the pepT gene encoding peptidase T, protein MTDTVADRFLRYVVIDTQSDPKSSTQPSTEKQKNLGRILVEELLAIGLSDAHLDEHGYVYATIPSNIDRPVPVICFCSHMDTAPDFTGTNVKPQIVRNYGGGDIQLPGDPQQIIRVSDNPVLRDQIGNDIITSDGTTLLGADDKAGLAEIMTAAQFLVDNPEIEHGTIKLLFTTDEEIGRGVDKVDLTKLGAEFAYTIDGETAGHIEDETFSADGVEITIQGVAIHPGFAKGKMENAIKIAGAIISRLPKDVAPETTDGRDGFVHPTGVTGSMEKAALGFIVRDFNDDGLASKEAMLEAVVKEVMAEYPGSSYSFKVKQQYRNMKAILDRHPEIADNAIEAVRRAGMTPVRGSIRGGTDGSRLSFMGLPCANIFAGGHAFHSPLEWVSRQDMEKAVKTLVELAKIWAERA, encoded by the coding sequence ATGACCGATACTGTTGCCGATCGCTTTCTTCGCTATGTCGTTATCGATACTCAGTCGGATCCCAAGTCATCGACACAGCCCTCCACCGAAAAACAAAAGAACCTCGGTCGTATTCTGGTCGAAGAGTTGCTCGCGATCGGCCTGTCGGATGCGCACCTTGATGAGCATGGCTATGTCTACGCAACCATTCCCTCCAATATCGACAGGCCGGTCCCGGTCATCTGCTTCTGTTCGCATATGGACACAGCGCCCGATTTCACTGGAACGAACGTCAAGCCGCAAATCGTGCGAAACTACGGCGGTGGCGACATCCAACTCCCAGGCGATCCGCAGCAGATCATTCGCGTCAGCGACAACCCGGTGCTGCGCGATCAGATCGGCAACGACATCATCACCTCCGACGGCACGACGCTGCTCGGTGCCGACGACAAGGCCGGCCTTGCCGAGATCATGACGGCGGCGCAATTCCTCGTCGACAATCCGGAGATCGAGCATGGGACGATCAAGCTCCTGTTCACGACGGATGAAGAGATCGGGCGTGGGGTCGACAAGGTCGATCTGACGAAGCTCGGCGCGGAGTTCGCTTACACCATCGACGGCGAAACGGCTGGTCATATCGAGGACGAGACCTTCTCCGCCGATGGCGTCGAGATCACCATTCAAGGTGTGGCGATCCATCCCGGCTTCGCCAAGGGGAAGATGGAGAATGCCATCAAGATCGCCGGTGCGATCATCAGCCGGCTGCCGAAGGACGTAGCACCCGAGACGACGGATGGCAGGGACGGTTTCGTTCATCCGACGGGCGTGACCGGCTCGATGGAAAAGGCAGCTCTCGGCTTTATCGTCCGCGATTTCAACGACGATGGTCTCGCCAGCAAGGAAGCCATGCTCGAGGCGGTCGTAAAGGAGGTGATGGCGGAATATCCCGGCTCCTCCTACAGCTTCAAGGTCAAGCAGCAGTACCGCAACATGAAGGCCATCCTCGACCGCCATCCGGAGATTGCCGACAACGCCATCGAGGCCGTCCGGCGCGCTGGCATGACTCCGGTGCGCGGCAGCATCCGGGGCGGCACCGATGGTTCGCGGCTGTCGTTCATGGGCCTTCCCTGCGCCAACATCTTCGCCGGCGGCCACGCCTTTCATTCACCGCTCGAATGGGTCAGCCGGCAGGACATGGAGAAGGCCGTCAAGACGCTGGTCGAACTCGCGAAAATCTGGGCGGAGCGTGCTTGA
- a CDS encoding adenylate/guanylate cyclase domain-containing protein: MQFSAEAAAKAHVESQGSWPTRRSAILDWLVHDTRGERFIDNILVDLCGRLRAAGVPVGRATLHFRTLHPEWLGARILWRTGLEEANISTFSHGVETTPQFLASPINEIFNGATEVRQNLEDLNATNRPAYPLYQEMHAEGLTDYIAWPIYHTLGKRHIVTFAADVPGGFTEEHVAFLKDLLPALTLVSEIRLKNIIARTLLRTYVGPHASEQILAGATTRGSGTTVGAAILICDLRDFTTISDMWPRDDVIELLNAYFDAMSEPIEKHGGEILKFMGDGLLAIFPLSDPKACANLLQAISEAEAAVDALNEENSRNGREVLRYGVGVHVGDVMYGNIGSRTRLDFTVIGPAVNVASRLETLTKEVKRPVLLSKAFVDMAGCEIAMESLGAFPLKGLGEPVDVFAFATNGNSMARQKARS; the protein is encoded by the coding sequence ATGCAATTTTCAGCGGAAGCGGCGGCCAAAGCGCATGTCGAGAGCCAAGGAAGCTGGCCGACAAGGCGGAGTGCGATCCTCGATTGGCTGGTGCATGATACCCGCGGAGAACGCTTCATCGACAATATTCTCGTGGACCTGTGCGGGAGATTGCGGGCTGCCGGCGTCCCCGTCGGCAGGGCGACACTGCATTTCAGGACCCTCCATCCGGAATGGCTCGGTGCACGAATTCTTTGGCGCACCGGGCTTGAGGAGGCCAATATCAGCACCTTCAGCCATGGTGTCGAGACAACGCCGCAGTTTCTGGCAAGCCCGATCAATGAGATCTTCAACGGTGCCACGGAGGTTCGCCAAAACCTAGAAGACCTGAATGCCACCAATCGGCCGGCCTACCCCCTCTATCAGGAAATGCATGCCGAAGGATTGACCGACTACATCGCGTGGCCGATCTATCACACGCTTGGCAAGCGCCACATCGTCACCTTTGCTGCCGACGTGCCGGGCGGATTTACCGAAGAGCATGTCGCCTTCCTGAAGGATCTCTTGCCGGCCCTGACGCTGGTAAGCGAGATCAGGCTGAAGAACATTATAGCGCGGACACTTCTGCGCACCTATGTGGGACCACATGCCAGCGAGCAGATCCTGGCCGGTGCAACCACCCGCGGCAGCGGCACCACCGTCGGCGCGGCCATCCTCATCTGCGATCTGCGCGATTTCACGACGATTTCAGACATGTGGCCGCGCGATGACGTGATCGAGCTTCTGAACGCCTATTTCGACGCGATGTCGGAGCCGATCGAGAAACATGGCGGCGAGATCCTCAAATTCATGGGTGATGGCCTGCTGGCGATTTTCCCGCTCAGCGACCCTAAGGCTTGCGCCAATCTTCTGCAGGCGATCAGTGAAGCGGAGGCGGCGGTCGACGCGCTGAATGAGGAAAATAGCCGGAACGGCCGTGAGGTGCTGCGCTATGGTGTTGGGGTGCATGTCGGTGACGTAATGTATGGCAACATCGGGTCTCGCACCCGCCTGGACTTCACGGTTATCGGGCCGGCTGTCAATGTCGCTTCGCGCCTGGAGACGCTGACCAAGGAGGTCAAACGGCCCGTGCTGTTGTCCAAGGCCTTCGTCGACATGGCAGGTTGTGAAATCGCGATGGAAAGCCTCGGTGCCTTTCCTCTCAAGGGCCTTGGCGAACCCGTCGATGTCTTCGCCTTCGCGACGAACGGAAATAGCATGGCCCGTCAGAAAGCCAGATCATAA
- a CDS encoding winged helix-turn-helix transcriptional regulator, producing MVKRISHKNSSCGVARPLDAIGDWWTLLIVRDAFDGLRRFGEFQKSLGLAKNILAARLRNLIAHGIMVTVPASDGSPYQEYLLTEKGRGLFPVLVALRQWGEDFFFEPDEAHVLLVDRMQGLPVRKLELRSEDGRVLGPDDTVVCPVRESTAGEHK from the coding sequence GTGGTCAAAAGAATAAGCCACAAGAATTCGAGCTGTGGCGTTGCCAGACCGTTGGATGCGATTGGCGACTGGTGGACGTTGCTGATCGTCCGCGACGCTTTCGACGGCCTGCGGCGGTTCGGAGAATTCCAGAAGAGCCTTGGGCTCGCGAAGAACATCCTTGCGGCGCGCCTGCGCAATCTCATTGCCCATGGCATCATGGTCACGGTCCCTGCGTCGGACGGCAGCCCCTATCAGGAATACCTGCTGACAGAGAAGGGGCGCGGCCTGTTTCCAGTACTCGTCGCCCTCAGGCAGTGGGGCGAGGACTTTTTCTTCGAGCCCGACGAAGCGCACGTGCTTCTCGTCGACAGGATGCAAGGCCTTCCCGTACGAAAACTGGAGCTTCGCTCTGAGGATGGGCGCGTGCTGGGGCCGGACGACACCGTTGTCTGTCCCGTTCGGGAGTCAACAGCCGGCGAGCACAAATAG
- a CDS encoding DUF992 domain-containing protein, which produces MKKLLATAFSAASLIVTGAATARAADLQTTYEEPDQRNGVKIGYLTCDVGGGVGYVLGSAKEVDCVFRSSVGRERVDHYSGAIRKLGVDLGFTTRSRLVWLVFAPTAGYHHGALSGLYTGITAEATVGAGVGANILLGGSSGSVHLQLVSVTGQLGLNVAATGTSVTLTAIN; this is translated from the coding sequence ATGAAAAAATTACTCGCGACAGCATTTTCAGCAGCATCATTGATCGTCACCGGCGCGGCGACGGCGCGCGCGGCCGATTTGCAGACAACCTATGAGGAACCGGACCAGCGCAACGGCGTGAAGATCGGCTATCTTACTTGCGACGTTGGCGGCGGTGTCGGATACGTGCTCGGGTCGGCCAAGGAAGTCGATTGTGTTTTCCGTTCGTCCGTCGGCAGGGAGCGCGTAGACCACTATAGTGGTGCTATCAGAAAATTAGGCGTCGATCTCGGCTTCACGACCCGCAGCCGGCTCGTTTGGCTCGTCTTCGCCCCGACAGCCGGCTATCATCATGGTGCATTGAGCGGCCTTTATACGGGCATTACCGCCGAAGCGACCGTTGGTGCCGGCGTGGGCGCCAACATTCTTCTCGGCGGCAGCTCCGGCTCTGTCCACCTCCAGTTGGTCAGCGTGACCGGTCAGCTTGGCCTAAATGTCGCCGCAACCGGCACATCGGTGACGTTGACTGCGATAAACTGA
- a CDS encoding ATP-binding protein: MDNIRKWLSELRLDHLVGIFAKNQIDFDSLRLLSEEDLQEMRIPLGPRRKILAGIKQLNSEQGHALLSPPVERRQLTILFCDLVGSTEYATQLDPEDFTQLTQTYLAACTRAVKSHNGIAANYIGDAFQALFGYPIAEEDDGERALRLAFDILRIVPQIEVPRGPPLRVRIGIASGLVVVGDFVGAPAGVSTVALGSIPNLAQRLQTLAEPQAILTDQKTYETTAGAFEFTDLGLQSLKGFSSPLQIWRAEKAKDLENRFAKRTRLTELVDRQEEMTRVLGLWREVISENRGHALLISGEPGIGKSRLVFEVQRQIPQCTVLTLQCSSAYSNSALFPFLSLLKRYAGIDADDAPDVSLDKLEAILSLSEVPISSSLPIFADLLSVEQTRYPATDLTPMRQRDVSHRILIDWLHHVSRISPVLLTIEDEHWIDPSSREVVGMLVGEAISFPMLILITSREKSLSNGAEPETLSKIGLERLSRAEAEMLVRHIDEAKSLSSETSLSLLAKAEGVPLFVEELTRALLATDPSAGGEVPDPRTATLAVPSSLQSSLLSRLDKIGPAKAVAQIAAVVGREFDAKLVAHLCGVAPPALDPTLRRLVESDIVIRQPSTGGQNYAFAHSLLQESARDTLLRERCRELHGKVAEAIEQVHPKLAAEHPEVLAQHFAEAGLFERAADCWLAAGLNVAKTWAKVEAANMFANGLECLAKLPASAGRDRKELRLELERGDVLYATFGYVTAGGGAAYRNVLQLSEKLGDTEAPIRALDGIFGTAFNSARFADALWASEQLIDIGRTRGSLRAAVLGMQFKGMSLFGQGHFAEAREYLEAALRHIGDADEIGSDFPSMAMSYLAWTLQLIGLDREAIELYRAAEADARRHSAYRLAAYLGNGCILHAFREDIKPLRRMVDELSVLAEENGFRMWQNMAYFFHGWLMVRLDSNLSGLAKMRHTCDNLGEQETDKSCYLGLLADCYLRSGDLDGCFATLNQALELVANTGENYFTAELLRLKGEALSRANSAQGEAESCLSKAIEFARQQKARTWEMKALDSLHRIQGLNA; encoded by the coding sequence ATGGACAATATAAGGAAATGGCTGAGTGAACTGAGGCTCGATCATCTCGTTGGTATATTCGCGAAGAACCAAATAGATTTTGACAGCCTCCGCCTCCTCTCCGAGGAGGATCTGCAGGAGATGCGGATTCCTCTCGGCCCGCGCCGAAAAATCCTGGCCGGCATCAAGCAACTGAACAGTGAACAAGGCCATGCACTGTTGTCGCCGCCGGTCGAACGCCGGCAATTGACCATATTGTTCTGCGATCTCGTCGGATCGACCGAATACGCGACCCAGCTCGACCCAGAGGATTTCACCCAGCTTACCCAAACCTATCTGGCGGCCTGCACGCGCGCCGTAAAAAGCCATAACGGCATCGCCGCGAACTATATCGGCGACGCGTTCCAGGCCCTGTTCGGATATCCGATCGCAGAGGAAGACGATGGCGAGCGAGCGCTGCGGCTTGCCTTCGATATTTTGCGGATCGTTCCACAGATCGAGGTGCCACGTGGACCGCCTCTGCGCGTGCGGATCGGTATAGCAAGCGGACTGGTGGTGGTCGGAGATTTCGTCGGAGCGCCTGCGGGCGTCTCGACCGTCGCTCTCGGTTCGATCCCCAATCTGGCGCAGAGGTTGCAGACGCTGGCTGAACCGCAGGCGATACTGACCGATCAGAAGACCTATGAGACCACGGCAGGCGCATTCGAGTTTACGGATCTTGGACTGCAATCTCTCAAGGGGTTTTCCTCGCCGCTGCAAATCTGGCGCGCCGAGAAGGCCAAGGACCTGGAAAATCGCTTTGCAAAGAGAACAAGGTTGACGGAACTGGTGGATCGCCAGGAGGAAATGACGCGCGTCCTTGGGCTGTGGCGCGAGGTGATTTCCGAGAATCGCGGCCACGCGCTCTTGATCTCCGGTGAACCGGGAATTGGCAAATCGCGGCTGGTTTTCGAGGTTCAGCGGCAGATCCCGCAATGCACGGTACTGACACTTCAGTGTTCCAGCGCCTATTCGAACAGCGCGCTCTTTCCATTCCTCAGCTTGCTCAAGCGTTACGCCGGTATTGATGCCGACGATGCGCCCGACGTATCCTTGGATAAGCTCGAGGCCATCCTTTCGCTCAGCGAGGTTCCGATTTCGAGCTCGCTGCCAATTTTCGCCGATCTGCTATCCGTGGAGCAGACACGTTATCCGGCTACCGATTTGACCCCGATGCGCCAACGCGACGTATCGCACAGGATCCTGATCGACTGGCTTCATCATGTTTCTCGGATCAGCCCGGTTCTGCTAACGATCGAAGACGAGCATTGGATCGACCCTTCCTCGCGCGAGGTCGTCGGAATGCTCGTCGGAGAAGCCATCTCCTTTCCGATGCTGATTTTGATCACCTCTCGCGAGAAGTCGCTCAGCAATGGCGCAGAACCGGAGACATTATCCAAAATTGGCTTGGAAAGGCTGAGCCGTGCCGAAGCTGAAATGCTCGTTCGCCATATTGACGAAGCCAAGAGCTTGTCCAGCGAAACGAGCCTTTCGCTGTTGGCCAAGGCGGAGGGCGTTCCACTCTTCGTGGAGGAACTCACCCGCGCGTTGCTTGCAACGGATCCCTCTGCCGGTGGCGAAGTGCCGGATCCGCGGACAGCGACGCTCGCCGTGCCCAGCTCCCTTCAATCGTCACTTCTCTCGCGTCTTGACAAGATCGGCCCAGCAAAGGCAGTGGCCCAGATCGCGGCCGTGGTGGGACGCGAATTTGACGCAAAGCTCGTCGCTCACCTATGCGGTGTCGCGCCACCCGCCCTCGATCCAACACTTAGGCGGCTCGTTGAATCGGACATTGTCATCCGGCAGCCATCAACCGGCGGCCAGAACTACGCATTTGCTCACTCACTTTTACAGGAATCTGCACGCGATACCTTATTGCGTGAACGATGCCGCGAACTTCATGGCAAGGTCGCAGAAGCTATTGAGCAGGTGCATCCAAAGCTTGCGGCGGAACATCCGGAAGTCCTGGCCCAGCATTTTGCCGAAGCGGGGCTATTCGAGCGCGCTGCCGATTGCTGGCTTGCCGCTGGTCTTAACGTCGCCAAGACCTGGGCCAAGGTGGAAGCGGCAAACATGTTCGCGAACGGTCTGGAGTGCCTGGCCAAACTACCGGCCTCGGCCGGGCGCGATCGCAAGGAGCTTCGTCTCGAACTGGAGCGCGGCGACGTACTCTACGCGACATTCGGCTACGTAACCGCCGGAGGTGGCGCAGCCTACCGCAATGTCCTGCAGCTCAGTGAAAAACTGGGGGATACCGAAGCGCCGATACGCGCGCTCGACGGCATCTTCGGAACCGCCTTCAACTCCGCCCGCTTTGCAGACGCGCTCTGGGCGAGCGAACAGTTGATCGATATCGGCAGAACTCGCGGTAGCCTCAGGGCAGCCGTTCTCGGGATGCAATTCAAGGGTATGAGCCTCTTTGGACAAGGCCACTTCGCAGAAGCCCGTGAATATCTCGAGGCGGCACTTCGCCATATCGGGGATGCAGACGAAATCGGCAGCGACTTTCCAAGCATGGCGATGTCGTATCTTGCATGGACTTTACAACTGATTGGGCTGGATCGCGAAGCCATCGAATTGTATCGTGCCGCGGAAGCTGACGCGCGTCGACATTCCGCCTATAGGCTTGCAGCCTACCTTGGCAACGGCTGTATTCTCCACGCATTCCGTGAGGATATTAAGCCACTGCGTCGCATGGTCGACGAACTGTCCGTTCTTGCCGAAGAAAACGGCTTTCGCATGTGGCAGAACATGGCCTATTTCTTCCATGGCTGGCTCATGGTGCGACTGGACAGTAATCTGTCCGGCCTCGCAAAGATGCGACATACATGCGACAACCTGGGAGAGCAGGAAACCGACAAATCCTGTTATCTCGGCTTGCTTGCCGATTGCTATCTGCGATCGGGAGATCTCGACGGCTGCTTCGCAACCCTAAACCAGGCCCTGGAACTGGTCGCCAATACCGGCGAGAACTATTTCACGGCCGAGCTGTTGCGCTTGAAAGGCGAAGCTTTATCACGTGCAAATTCAGCGCAGGGCGAGGCAGAGAGCTGTTTGTCCAAAGCTATCGAATTCGCCCGCCAGCAGAAAGCACGAACCTGGGAAATGAAGGCGTTGGACAGCCTCCACCGGATTCAGGGATTGAACGCATGA
- a CDS encoding nuclear transport factor 2 family protein, translating to MAAVRGDFANRVLRTKLALGMAVVMASAGPAIAQSDPADPASTMPDCTYQGTNYLLSVTNPPSADRQFIMDLLHRYNWALDEGSLIGVDEMLRDDVTYELCNSIEKQVELKQNKVELEEYLENLSNELGHNSAITRHIESNTLLNAVDADTVQGKTTVVVTIQFGGIETPVLDYTGALHTVFKRDASGWKFASIILITDGPKISFRAR from the coding sequence ATGGCAGCCGTAAGAGGGGACTTTGCAAACCGCGTTCTGCGCACGAAACTAGCGCTCGGCATGGCTGTGGTCATGGCATCAGCCGGCCCGGCGATTGCTCAATCCGATCCCGCGGATCCGGCATCCACGATGCCGGACTGCACCTATCAGGGCACCAACTATCTACTATCGGTCACCAATCCGCCTTCCGCCGACAGGCAATTCATCATGGATCTCCTCCATCGGTACAATTGGGCGCTCGACGAGGGCTCGTTAATCGGTGTCGACGAGATGCTGCGTGATGATGTCACCTATGAACTTTGTAACTCCATCGAAAAGCAAGTGGAGCTGAAGCAAAACAAGGTGGAGTTGGAAGAGTATCTCGAAAATCTTTCGAACGAATTGGGCCACAACAGCGCGATAACGAGACATATCGAGAGCAATACACTTTTGAATGCGGTCGACGCAGACACGGTGCAGGGAAAAACGACCGTCGTCGTTACTATCCAATTCGGCGGAATCGAAACGCCGGTGCTCGACTATACGGGAGCCCTTCACACCGTTTTCAAAAGAGATGCCAGTGGCTGGAAGTTCGCGAGCATCATCCTCATCACGGACGGCCCCAAGATCAGTTTCAGGGCGCGCTAG